A region from the Salidesulfovibrio onnuriiensis genome encodes:
- a CDS encoding cobyrinate a,c-diamide synthase, with amino-acid sequence MNTVRACVIAGTHSGCGKTSVSLGLMRALTRLGRTVQPYKCGPDFIDPGHHGLACGRISHNLDGWMLSHGINRDIFHREARGADLALVEGVMGLHDGYSGTREEGSTAHMAKQLGLPVVLVVDARAMARSAAALVGGYAGFDPDVKFAGVIFNRVGSESHAGLLRDAMSLLPDIPVLGCLRREEGIGLPSRHLGLHTAEEQEDEDRYELLADWIESCLDLERFCAAIPEVEIAPPTDAPFPAPSVRLGIARDRAFCFYYAENLRLLRQSGAELVEFSPMRDRKLPDDLDALYFGGGYPELYAFELSQNTRMKKQVRAFHESGRPIYAECGGFMYLMNDIISREQGRFAMTGIFPVRASMEQRFRALGYREVETLADSLLGPAGTLARGHEFHYSGIEDGIVPESMPSIYALRDRKGPREQAEGFLIGNTLGSYVHLHFGSSNIPQSMVGLARRR; translated from the coding sequence ATGAACACGGTTCGGGCTTGCGTCATTGCCGGTACGCACAGCGGGTGCGGCAAGACCTCGGTCTCCCTGGGGCTCATGAGGGCCCTGACCCGCTTGGGGCGCACGGTGCAACCCTACAAGTGCGGCCCGGATTTCATCGATCCCGGCCATCACGGTCTTGCCTGCGGCCGTATCAGCCACAATCTGGACGGCTGGATGCTTTCGCACGGCATCAATCGGGACATATTTCACCGCGAGGCCCGTGGGGCGGACCTGGCCCTGGTCGAGGGCGTCATGGGCCTGCACGACGGGTATTCGGGCACGCGCGAGGAGGGCAGCACCGCCCACATGGCCAAGCAGCTTGGGCTGCCCGTGGTCCTGGTGGTGGACGCCCGGGCAATGGCCCGCTCCGCAGCCGCATTGGTGGGCGGATACGCCGGGTTCGACCCGGACGTGAAGTTCGCCGGGGTGATCTTCAACCGGGTGGGCAGCGAGTCCCATGCGGGCCTGCTGCGCGACGCCATGAGCCTCCTGCCGGATATCCCGGTGCTGGGCTGTCTTCGGCGGGAGGAGGGCATAGGCCTGCCTTCGCGTCATCTCGGGCTGCACACGGCCGAGGAGCAGGAGGACGAGGACCGGTACGAGCTTCTGGCCGACTGGATCGAGTCCTGCCTGGACCTGGAACGGTTCTGCGCCGCCATCCCCGAGGTGGAGATTGCGCCGCCCACGGATGCTCCCTTTCCCGCCCCGAGCGTGCGCCTGGGCATTGCCCGCGACAGGGCCTTCTGTTTTTACTACGCCGAGAACCTGCGCCTGTTGCGCCAGTCCGGCGCCGAGCTGGTGGAATTTTCCCCCATGCGGGACCGGAAGCTTCCGGACGACCTGGACGCCCTGTATTTCGGGGGCGGCTATCCCGAGCTGTACGCCTTCGAGTTGAGCCAGAACACCAGGATGAAGAAGCAGGTGCGCGCCTTTCACGAGAGCGGCCGTCCCATATACGCGGAGTGCGGCGGGTTCATGTACCTCATGAACGACATCATCAGCCGCGAGCAGGGAAGATTCGCCATGACCGGTATCTTTCCGGTGCGCGCTTCCATGGAACAGCGTTTCCGGGCCCTGGGCTACCGGGAGGTGGAGACCCTGGCAGATTCCCTGCTGGGGCCTGCCGGCACCCTTGCCCGTGGGCACGAATTTCATTATTCGGGCATCGAGGACGGCATCGTTCCCGAATCCATGCCGTCCATCTATGCCCTGCGCGACCGCAAGGGCCCGCGCGAACAGGCCGAAGGATTTCTGATCGGCAACACCCTGGGGTCCTACGTGCACCTGCACTTCGGAAGTTCCAACATTCCGCAGTCCATGGTCGGCCTGGCCCGCAGGCGGTAA
- a CDS encoding tetratricopeptide repeat protein produces the protein MTEPEVGAEDLIEGVFSIEKTVKIGTGTTARRVKQQAYYYAKQISADTIQIQGLGADNVPAGFKVEISKEELLNDYLPDPSRYNQVMKKLREIQKAVARGDKFRKRGETFTAEYEYNKALSLDEQNVRANFGVGICYMARGETEKAQEVFERVLEIEAAFGDEHKHLFNEYGIQLRKNKMYNEAVEYYNRALELTQDDENLYYNLARAQLERQDYDSTRKALAQCLKLRPDHQEGLKVLAFLKKKGLLKPKG, from the coding sequence ATGACCGAACCTGAAGTCGGCGCCGAAGATCTGATCGAGGGCGTCTTTTCCATAGAAAAAACCGTGAAGATAGGCACGGGGACCACGGCCCGCCGTGTCAAGCAGCAGGCGTACTATTACGCCAAGCAGATTTCCGCGGACACGATCCAGATCCAGGGATTGGGCGCGGACAATGTCCCCGCCGGTTTCAAGGTCGAGATTTCCAAGGAAGAATTGCTCAACGACTACCTGCCCGATCCCTCCCGCTATAATCAGGTCATGAAGAAGCTGCGGGAGATCCAGAAGGCCGTGGCCCGAGGCGACAAGTTCCGCAAGCGTGGCGAGACCTTCACCGCTGAGTACGAGTACAACAAGGCCCTTTCCCTGGACGAGCAGAACGTGCGCGCCAACTTCGGGGTGGGCATCTGCTACATGGCCCGGGGGGAAACCGAGAAGGCCCAGGAGGTCTTCGAGCGGGTGCTGGAGATCGAGGCCGCCTTTGGCGACGAGCACAAGCATCTGTTCAACGAATACGGCATCCAGCTGCGCAAGAACAAGATGTACAACGAGGCCGTGGAATACTACAACCGCGCCCTGGAACTGACCCAGGACGACGAGAACCTGTATTACAACCTGGCCCGCGCCCAGCTGGAGCGCCAGGATTACGACTCCACCCGCAAGGCCCTGGCCCAGTGCCTGAAACTCAGGCCCGACCATCAGGAAGGGCTCAAGGTGCTGGCCTTCCTCAAAAAGAAAGGACTGCTCAAACCCAAGGGCTGA
- a CDS encoding EAL domain-containing protein: MTTRIPRLFHKPLLFMALMFGLIAVAMAYSSSRTLDRKLTDEYESKAVALATSMAESDINAILDRDASAVQARIDRYMDIDGVAYVLVTDENGRVIAHTFTPVVPEVVENLVREVWRQDQGQRIIRDLTSSSGRHILHVSRHILSGLAGMVHIGMDKTPIRDQIRATLVQQLGMTLLIFLGGTFIAYVFFLNLSRPLAVLTEYARRVAGHDFSHDLEVTARDEIGDLGRSMKSMAADIADLVLTLEERVYDKTLQLQEAKDELELKVEERTAELLRTNTQLKIEIAERRVIGEALRKAEQKYRTIFENAVEGIYQMSPSGRYISANPALARLFGYTTPDELMGAVYDSRTQLYMDRERRNKFLARLSKQGEVKNFESKVRRKDGKLIWVSESARRVDDKDGHIIYYEGSVEDVTLRKKAEEQLKRQAFHDSLTKLPNRALFHDHLRMAIERGKRRDYQFAVLYLDLDRFKVINDSLGHDIGDELLKAVARVLKRCARSMDTVARFGGDEFAILLEEVAAPRDVIRIAKRILEGIRQPFNLNGNEVFSSASIGIVLHTQGYERPGALMRDADMAMYRAKEQGKSRFKVFNHKMHDQVLRLMEMENDLRHAIDQRELTVAYQPIVHLESRRISGFEALVRWQHRERGLISPGDFIPLAEDTGLIYPIDYRVMEEACRSLCRWQRKFRTNGDPPLTLNFNISGKHFGRAQLLRQVSDLLSSTGIDPACLNIELTESALVAHSAMAEELLMQLKGLGVNICIDDFGTGYSSLSYLQKFPIDVVKVDRTFVSRVQDDKDSRAIVSTIFSLGDSMDLKVVAEGVESPEQLSFLEQAGCNYVQGYLFYRPMFADEVEAVLEHVSCSCRN, translated from the coding sequence AATACGAAAGCAAGGCCGTGGCCCTGGCCACCAGCATGGCCGAGTCCGACATCAACGCCATCCTGGACCGCGACGCGTCCGCCGTGCAGGCGCGCATCGACCGGTACATGGATATTGACGGCGTGGCCTATGTGCTGGTCACCGATGAGAACGGCCGGGTCATCGCCCATACCTTCACGCCCGTGGTGCCCGAGGTGGTGGAAAATCTGGTGCGCGAGGTCTGGCGTCAGGACCAGGGCCAGCGCATCATCCGCGACCTGACCTCGTCCTCGGGCAGGCATATCCTGCATGTTTCCCGGCATATCCTGTCCGGCCTGGCCGGCATGGTGCATATCGGCATGGACAAGACGCCCATCCGCGACCAGATCCGGGCCACCCTGGTGCAGCAGCTGGGCATGACCCTGCTGATCTTCCTGGGGGGCACCTTCATCGCCTACGTTTTCTTCCTGAACCTTTCCCGGCCCCTGGCCGTGCTGACCGAATACGCCAGGCGGGTGGCCGGGCACGATTTCTCCCACGACCTGGAAGTGACCGCCCGGGACGAGATTGGCGACCTGGGTCGGTCCATGAAAAGCATGGCCGCGGACATCGCGGACCTGGTGCTGACCCTGGAGGAGCGGGTCTACGACAAGACCCTGCAGCTCCAGGAGGCCAAGGACGAACTGGAGCTCAAGGTGGAGGAACGCACGGCAGAGCTGCTGCGGACCAATACCCAGCTCAAGATTGAGATTGCCGAGCGCCGCGTCATCGGTGAGGCCTTGCGCAAGGCCGAGCAGAAGTACCGCACCATTTTCGAAAACGCGGTGGAGGGCATTTACCAGATGTCTCCCAGCGGGCGGTACATCAGCGCCAACCCGGCCCTGGCCCGCCTGTTCGGCTATACAACGCCCGACGAGCTTATGGGCGCGGTCTATGACAGCCGAACCCAGCTCTATATGGACCGGGAGCGGCGCAACAAGTTCCTGGCGCGGCTTTCCAAGCAGGGCGAGGTCAAGAATTTCGAATCCAAGGTGCGCCGCAAGGACGGCAAGCTCATCTGGGTTTCGGAGAGCGCCCGCCGCGTGGACGACAAGGACGGCCACATCATCTATTACGAAGGGTCCGTGGAAGACGTAACCCTGCGCAAGAAGGCCGAGGAACAGCTCAAGCGGCAGGCGTTCCACGATTCCCTGACCAAGCTGCCCAACCGGGCCCTGTTCCACGACCACCTGCGCATGGCCATCGAGCGCGGCAAGCGCAGGGACTACCAGTTCGCGGTGCTCTATCTCGACCTGGACCGGTTCAAGGTCATCAACGACAGCCTGGGGCACGACATCGGCGACGAACTGCTCAAGGCCGTGGCCCGCGTGCTCAAGCGCTGCGCACGGTCCATGGACACCGTGGCCCGCTTCGGAGGCGACGAGTTCGCGATCCTGCTGGAGGAGGTGGCGGCCCCGCGCGACGTGATCCGCATCGCCAAGCGCATCCTGGAGGGAATCCGCCAGCCCTTCAACCTCAACGGCAACGAGGTCTTTTCCTCTGCCAGCATCGGCATCGTGCTGCATACCCAGGGCTACGAGCGGCCCGGAGCGCTCATGCGCGATGCGGATATGGCCATGTACCGGGCCAAGGAGCAGGGCAAGTCGCGTTTCAAGGTCTTCAACCACAAGATGCACGACCAGGTCCTGCGGCTCATGGAAATGGAAAACGACCTGCGGCATGCCATCGACCAGCGGGAGCTCACCGTGGCCTACCAGCCCATCGTGCACCTGGAGTCCCGCCGCATCTCCGGTTTCGAGGCCCTGGTGCGCTGGCAGCACCGGGAACGCGGGCTGATCAGCCCGGGCGATTTCATCCCCCTGGCCGAGGATACCGGGCTCATCTATCCCATAGACTACCGGGTCATGGAGGAGGCCTGCCGCAGCCTGTGCCGCTGGCAGCGCAAGTTCAGGACCAACGGCGATCCGCCCCTGACATTGAATTTCAACATATCCGGCAAGCATTTCGGGCGCGCCCAGCTGCTGCGCCAGGTGAGCGACCTGCTCAGCTCCACGGGCATCGATCCCGCGTGCCTGAACATCGAACTGACCGAGAGCGCGCTGGTTGCCCACTCGGCCATGGCCGAGGAACTGCTCATGCAGCTCAAGGGGCTGGGCGTCAATATCTGTATCGACGACTTCGGCACCGGGTATTCCTCGCTCTCCTATCTCCAGAAGTTCCCCATAGACGTGGTCAAGGTGGACAGGACCTTCGTTTCCCGCGTGCAGGACGACAAGGACAGCCGGGCCATCGTCTCCACCATCTTCAGCCTGGGGGACAGCATGGATCTCAAGGTGGTGGCCGAGGGCGTGGAAAGCCCCGAGCAGCTGTCCTTCCTGGAGCAGGCCGGCTGCAATTACGTGCAGGGCTATCTTTTCTATCGCCCCATGTTCGCCGATGAGGTGGAGGCCGTGCTGGAGCATGTTTCCTGCTCCTGCCGCAACTGA